From the genome of Candidatus Nitrosocosmicus oleophilus, one region includes:
- a CDS encoding methane monooxygenase/ammonia monooxygenase subunit C: MAQMPALIPKEVEIQRLKKIYLMVIMLGSIAASVEVDNFVDGSLHQTAIRDSAFTPAHWWLYSHFIALPLGWGFVAMYDRRVPALRGPNNSMNTGLKITIIGYLATMFTIGINEMWHFWFVEEIFSVPNHWMFNMGVVVAFMGALAYVVRVYARLVELGAETPARNPYVAEMYKLALEGKLYSRSVP, translated from the coding sequence ATGGCACAAATGCCTGCATTAATTCCAAAGGAAGTAGAAATCCAGAGGCTAAAAAAGATCTATTTAATGGTCATTATGCTAGGGTCTATTGCTGCATCAGTAGAAGTAGACAACTTTGTTGACGGATCATTGCATCAAACAGCCATCAGAGACAGTGCATTTACACCAGCTCATTGGTGGTTATACAGTCACTTTATTGCACTCCCACTAGGTTGGGGATTTGTTGCAATGTATGACAGGAGAGTACCAGCTTTAAGAGGGCCAAACAATTCAATGAATACGGGTCTAAAGATAACCATTATCGGTTATTTAGCTACCATGTTCACCATTGGTATCAATGAAATGTGGCACTTTTGGTTTGTTGAAGAAATATTTTCAGTACCTAACCACTGGATGTTTAACATGGGTGTAGTAGTAGCTTTCATGGGTGCTTTGGCCTATGTAGTTAGAGTATACGCACGTTTGGTGGAACTTGGCGCCGAAACTCCTGCAAGGAACCCCTATGTAGCAGAAATGTACAAACTAGCATTAGAAGGAAAACTCTACAGCAGATCAGTTCCATAA
- a CDS encoding RtcB family protein has protein sequence MVNKISDYQFQISKEDSRGMNVPVTIFANDLLISKMALDRTLDQAVNVTTLPGVKKHVVVLPDGHEGYGFPVGGVAASDLEEGIISPGGVGYDINCGVRLIRTNLVESDVHSKLKILVDSLFSSIPTGVGSEGAIKLTSSELDDLLIDGAKWSVENGYGIETDLESCEERGRMKGADPINISTNARKRGSMQLGSLGSGNHFLEIQKVDKIYDEEAANTMGIRKEGEIQILIHCGSRGFGHQVCSDYLRLSEQAMKRYNINVVDRELACVPNTSVEGESYRKSMFSALNFAWANRQMLTHWTRKTFQRVLQLSEQDLGMELVYDVSHNIAKVERHRVDGEGSRDLVVHRKGATRAFPSGMEQLPDKFRSVGQPVIIPGSMGTASWVLLGSPKSMDLSFGSTAHGAGRTMSRSEAKRKHTLDDVKKKLESRGIYVKSLTKNGLIEESPDAYKDVDMVADVSHKVGIATKVVRLVPLGVIKG, from the coding sequence ATGGTTAATAAAATTTCTGACTATCAATTTCAGATATCTAAAGAAGATTCGCGCGGGATGAATGTTCCTGTAACAATATTTGCGAATGATCTATTGATATCTAAAATGGCCCTCGATCGAACACTCGATCAAGCGGTTAATGTCACAACCCTGCCTGGGGTAAAAAAACATGTAGTTGTACTTCCTGATGGTCATGAGGGATATGGATTTCCTGTGGGTGGTGTGGCTGCTTCAGATTTAGAAGAAGGTATCATTAGTCCTGGTGGAGTGGGTTATGATATTAATTGTGGAGTCAGACTGATTAGAACTAATCTTGTAGAATCTGATGTTCATTCGAAACTCAAAATTCTAGTTGATTCTCTATTTTCCTCTATACCCACAGGTGTGGGAAGTGAAGGGGCCATTAAGCTGACCAGCTCTGAGCTGGACGATCTACTCATTGATGGCGCGAAATGGTCTGTAGAGAATGGTTATGGAATAGAAACCGATCTTGAATCTTGTGAAGAGCGTGGAAGAATGAAAGGAGCGGATCCTATAAATATTTCAACTAACGCCAGAAAACGCGGTTCGATGCAACTTGGGAGTTTGGGCTCGGGAAATCATTTTCTTGAGATCCAAAAAGTGGACAAGATATATGATGAAGAAGCAGCCAATACAATGGGAATTAGAAAAGAAGGGGAAATACAAATTTTAATACATTGTGGTTCCCGTGGATTTGGACATCAAGTTTGTAGTGACTACCTACGGTTGTCAGAACAAGCCATGAAAAGATATAATATAAATGTTGTAGATAGAGAATTGGCATGTGTTCCTAATACGTCAGTGGAAGGAGAAAGTTATAGAAAATCCATGTTTTCTGCACTAAATTTTGCTTGGGCGAATAGGCAAATGCTTACTCACTGGACGAGGAAGACATTTCAACGAGTTCTTCAACTAAGCGAACAAGATCTCGGCATGGAATTAGTATACGATGTATCTCATAATATTGCAAAGGTAGAACGTCATCGAGTTGATGGGGAAGGCTCTCGTGATTTAGTAGTACATAGGAAAGGCGCAACACGTGCTTTTCCTTCTGGAATGGAACAACTACCCGATAAGTTTCGATCCGTAGGACAACCCGTAATTATTCCAGGGTCCATGGGTACTGCAAGTTGGGTTCTCTTGGGCTCACCTAAATCAATGGATCTTAGTTTTGGATCAACTGCTCATGGTGCAGGAAGAACTATGTCGAGATCAGAAGCAAAAAGAAAGCATACGTTAGATGATGTAAAGAAAAAGTTAGAATCACGGGGCATATATGTTAAATCTTTAACCAAAAATGGATTGATAGAAGAATCTCCCGATGCGTATAAGGATGTCGATATGGTTGCCGATGTATCACATAAGGTGGGGATTGCCACAAAAGTTGTTAGATTGGTCCCATTAGGAGTTATTAAAGGTTAA
- the radA gene encoding DNA repair and recombination protein RadA, with product MVEKRNSERIKDEDVVSALSSESPEISDNDLESKPIPTIIDDLDIQDIPGIGPTTAKKLRDAGVLTVMDLAVTSSEELSVEINSSKESAAAFIIAAQQLLRDSNLLDKEFVTADVALEKRKSLLRCITGSNALDKLLLGGIETQAITEFYGEFGSGKSQVCHTLCVTASQPVENGGFGSGSIYIDTEGTFRPERVDQIAVARGLDPTSVLKSIAVCKVYNSSHLELIIKDLGKYINDFKARLVIIDSIISLHRAEFAGRGTLADRQQRLNSMLHKIIRLAEIYNISVVITNQVQSSPDTFFGDPTKAAGGNVLGHASTYRIYLRKSGENRTAKMIDSPYHPYSDTKFTVTEKGVDDLEEETSSKRGKLKE from the coding sequence ATGGTCGAAAAAAGAAATAGTGAAAGAATAAAGGACGAAGATGTTGTAAGCGCTCTTTCCAGTGAAAGCCCTGAAATTTCTGATAACGATTTAGAATCAAAACCTATCCCTACTATTATTGATGATTTAGATATACAAGATATTCCAGGTATTGGTCCAACTACAGCAAAAAAATTACGTGATGCTGGTGTACTGACTGTGATGGACCTTGCAGTTACAAGTTCAGAAGAGCTTTCTGTTGAGATCAACTCTTCAAAAGAAAGTGCAGCAGCGTTCATTATTGCTGCTCAACAACTTTTACGAGATTCTAATCTTTTGGACAAGGAATTCGTTACTGCAGATGTTGCATTAGAAAAAAGAAAATCATTGTTGCGATGTATCACTGGTTCAAATGCTTTGGATAAACTTCTTTTGGGAGGTATAGAGACCCAAGCTATTACTGAATTTTATGGTGAATTCGGTTCTGGCAAGTCTCAAGTCTGCCATACTCTATGTGTGACGGCTAGTCAGCCAGTCGAGAATGGTGGATTTGGAAGTGGTTCCATATATATTGATACAGAAGGGACCTTCAGACCTGAAAGAGTAGACCAAATAGCCGTGGCTAGAGGACTTGATCCAACTAGTGTTTTAAAAAGTATCGCAGTTTGTAAGGTTTACAACAGCTCTCATCTTGAATTAATCATAAAAGATCTTGGAAAATATATCAATGATTTTAAAGCCAGGCTTGTTATCATAGACAGCATTATATCTTTGCACAGGGCAGAATTTGCAGGAAGAGGCACGCTTGCCGATAGACAGCAGCGACTTAACTCTATGTTGCACAAAATCATTAGACTTGCTGAGATTTATAATATTTCTGTGGTTATAACCAATCAGGTTCAATCTTCACCCGATACCTTTTTTGGAGATCCTACAAAGGCTGCAGGAGGAAATGTATTAGGTCATGCCTCAACCTATAGGATTTATCTAAGAAAGTCAGGTGAAAATCGAACCGCAAAGATGATCGACTCTCCCTATCATCCATATTCTGACACTAAATTTACTGTAACTGAGAAAGGTGTAGATGATTTGGAAGAAGAAACAAGTTCAAAGAGAGGGAAATTAAAGGAATAG
- a CDS encoding HD domain-containing protein, with product MPVYHPFLNFTSSIRLPEYGYVGITDIEKNIINTSYFQRLRRIKQSSNLFMAFPGASHSRFEHSLGAMHIAGEASTHIILNSNNKINSTSIIDLMDSINCKAEIKKQIQLTRLAALLHDIGHAPFSHTFEEFLKLVNPSLDWKHEYLSLEIIYKKFTNLVKESSENKVESYEIMALLCDLSPNFGIIENTKRILERIGVSEEIITKMDTFLESNWYLNYLIKEDPYNVDRFNYLILDSNRTGAKEYGFVDVGRIVQNLYYLKEDGIVTVSTQAREAAMRFFEAYAQMHRSIYLHKISQGADVHLSYLMNEAAKEPNSAFQKLANPEMEFILELSDDVLIHELTKVENEKTRKLVDDYLNRNILSLVHEFDLSDNNRITRIMDSKGSKGLQDEIRKEAGLPDDGVVLVINITSKKVTKPPVDETTLKRLMFYNTKSKKLEPLDLDFIRQFYPNKKYRIFTEKVYKQKIKSIISTWTDTNV from the coding sequence TTGCCAGTATATCATCCCTTCTTAAATTTCACCAGCAGTATAAGGCTTCCTGAATATGGATATGTTGGAATTACAGATATCGAGAAAAACATAATCAATACAAGCTATTTTCAACGCCTCAGAAGAATAAAACAAAGCTCCAATCTCTTTATGGCTTTTCCAGGAGCGTCTCATTCAAGATTTGAACACTCTTTGGGCGCCATGCATATCGCTGGTGAGGCTTCCACACATATTATCCTGAATTCCAATAACAAGATCAATTCTACATCTATAATCGACTTGATGGATTCAATTAACTGCAAAGCCGAGATCAAAAAACAAATTCAACTAACAAGACTGGCAGCGCTACTACATGACATAGGACACGCTCCATTTTCTCATACATTTGAAGAATTTTTAAAACTAGTCAACCCATCTTTAGATTGGAAACATGAATACTTGAGTTTAGAGATAATATACAAGAAATTCACCAATTTGGTTAAAGAATCTTCTGAAAACAAGGTAGAGTCTTATGAAATAATGGCATTATTATGCGATCTATCTCCTAATTTTGGAATTATTGAAAATACAAAAAGAATTCTAGAAAGGATAGGCGTCAGCGAAGAGATTATTACAAAGATGGATACCTTTTTGGAGTCTAATTGGTATTTGAACTATCTTATAAAGGAAGATCCGTACAATGTTGACCGATTTAACTACCTGATATTGGATTCTAATAGAACTGGGGCAAAAGAGTATGGTTTTGTAGACGTAGGGAGAATTGTTCAAAATTTATACTATTTAAAAGAAGATGGAATTGTAACTGTTTCAACCCAAGCCAGAGAAGCAGCAATGAGATTCTTTGAGGCCTATGCCCAGATGCACAGGTCGATTTACTTGCATAAAATATCCCAAGGCGCTGACGTCCATTTGTCTTATTTAATGAATGAGGCTGCAAAAGAACCCAACTCGGCCTTTCAGAAACTAGCCAATCCAGAGATGGAATTCATATTAGAATTATCTGATGATGTCTTGATACATGAATTAACCAAAGTAGAAAATGAAAAAACAAGGAAACTTGTAGATGATTATTTAAATAGAAATATTTTATCACTCGTTCACGAATTTGATTTGAGTGATAATAACAGGATTACAAGGATTATGGATTCAAAAGGATCAAAGGGATTACAAGATGAAATTAGAAAGGAAGCAGGATTGCCTGATGATGGGGTAGTGTTGGTGATCAATATTACAAGTAAGAAGGTGACAAAACCACCTGTTGATGAAACCACATTGAAAAGGCTAATGTTTTATAATACTAAATCTAAAAAATTAGAACCATTGGATCTCGATTTTATAAGACAATTTTACCCTAACAAGAAGTATCGAATATTCACCGAAAAAGTATACAAGCAAAAAATTAAGAGTATTATTTCGACATGGACAGACACAAACGTGTGA
- a CDS encoding Lsm family RNA-binding protein, which yields MAALISRRFAEESVQFLGKKVSIETSDNKTYSGVLTGLNEKFDLILDHVDSQQIQKLMINGLFVKEVKLLERPFDLKALAERLSRVFPGLVKIREDVGAIIVMDKIKVTESGIEEGSGLSATRVKAIYDEFLRESKS from the coding sequence ATGGCTGCTTTAATTTCAAGAAGATTTGCTGAAGAAAGTGTACAATTTTTAGGAAAAAAAGTTTCAATTGAGACCTCAGATAATAAAACTTATTCTGGTGTTTTGACTGGTCTAAATGAAAAATTTGATTTAATATTGGACCATGTAGACTCTCAACAAATCCAAAAACTAATGATAAACGGTTTATTCGTAAAAGAGGTAAAGCTCTTAGAGAGGCCATTTGATTTGAAAGCTCTTGCTGAAAGGTTGTCAAGAGTATTCCCTGGGTTAGTAAAGATTCGAGAGGACGTAGGCGCAATCATTGTGATGGATAAAATTAAGGTGACCGAATCTGGAATCGAAGAAGGATCTGGTTTGTCTGCTACTCGTGTAAAAGCGATTTACGATGAATTCCTTAGGGAGTCCAAGAGTTAA
- a CDS encoding proteasome subunit beta, whose protein sequence is MHVNDDRYPQQILDQIKKGTTTCALTCSDGVVLAADTRASAGLFIADRHVMKIQKVDNHLGMTIAGGVADAQNLVDTMRYNSNIYRLSKKEPIPVSSAARLCSNILFNQRYFPFYVQIIMGGFDFRQQKGQIYNIDLFGSMTTESFISTGSGSPVAYGYLESEFKEGMSVNEAYKVAIQAIAAAIRRNAGTGDSINAVIIDKNGYTELSKEIKDSVGAKF, encoded by the coding sequence ATGCATGTTAATGATGATCGATATCCTCAACAAATTTTAGATCAAATTAAAAAAGGAACAACTACTTGTGCTCTTACCTGTAGTGATGGTGTAGTATTAGCTGCAGATACAAGAGCAAGTGCAGGATTATTTATTGCAGATAGGCATGTAATGAAAATTCAAAAAGTTGATAATCATTTAGGTATGACAATTGCAGGTGGTGTTGCAGATGCCCAAAATCTGGTTGATACAATGAGATACAACTCAAATATATACAGGTTATCTAAAAAAGAGCCCATCCCAGTCAGTTCTGCTGCAAGGTTATGTTCTAACATTCTATTTAATCAAAGATATTTTCCATTTTATGTTCAAATTATCATGGGCGGATTTGATTTTCGTCAACAAAAAGGACAAATTTATAATATAGATCTATTTGGTTCGATGACTACAGAGAGCTTCATTTCAACTGGGAGTGGGTCTCCTGTTGCATATGGATATTTAGAGTCGGAATTTAAGGAAGGAATGAGTGTAAATGAAGCATATAAAGTAGCAATTCAAGCCATTGCCGCAGCGATTAGAAGAAATGCAGGTACTGGAGACAGCATAAATGCAGTGATAATAGATAAAAATGGATATACAGAATTATCCAAAGAAATTAAAGATAGCGTCGGCGCTAAATTTTAA
- a CDS encoding helix-turn-helix transcriptional regulator, whose amino-acid sequence MISNQVEELIIQNYIHGHPRDEIAEETGVAPGTVSNKINEWKRKLEAPDIEELRRFAVNMNKSGMTIKQCTKGFRFLQILKGLGIAIENDDIDSDLNSLSYFVNEIYKKCEEVGITPNVVTAWIDDLLYFSTENYGYLYESSKNHTERPSNENQNSEKRALTFVSVVSDFVEQKKRKLGDLSEQEKKIRKEIKEYELQNTDLIGKIKILE is encoded by the coding sequence TTGATTAGTAATCAGGTTGAAGAGTTAATAATACAGAATTACATACATGGGCATCCTAGAGATGAAATAGCAGAAGAAACTGGTGTAGCACCAGGAACGGTGTCCAATAAAATCAATGAATGGAAGAGAAAACTTGAAGCTCCTGATATTGAGGAATTAAGGCGATTTGCCGTAAACATGAATAAGTCAGGAATGACCATAAAACAGTGTACTAAAGGATTCAGATTTTTACAAATATTGAAAGGATTAGGAATAGCAATTGAAAACGATGATATTGATTCTGATCTAAATAGTTTATCTTATTTTGTCAATGAAATATATAAAAAATGTGAAGAGGTGGGAATAACTCCTAATGTTGTTACGGCATGGATAGATGACCTACTTTATTTCTCGACCGAGAATTATGGATACTTGTATGAAAGTAGTAAAAATCATACGGAAAGGCCATCAAATGAAAATCAAAATAGTGAAAAAAGAGCTTTGACATTTGTTTCTGTGGTTTCAGATTTTGTTGAACAGAAGAAGAGGAAACTTGGGGATCTGTCTGAGCAGGAAAAAAAGATACGAAAAGAAATCAAAGAATATGAATTACAAAATACAGACCTGATAGGAAAAATTAAGATATTAGAATAA
- the leuC gene encoding 3-isopropylmalate dehydratase large subunit → MAQTLYDKIWDNHVVYSDESSNLSLLYIDRHYVHEVTSPQAFDGLRINERKVRRPDLTFATVDHNVPTTNRSLPIVDQISSLQIKALENNCKEFGIKLFDIHDKYQGIVHVIGPELGLTLPGSTIVCGDSHTSTHGAFGSLAFGIGTSEVEHVLATQCLWMKKSKNFEIVLNGGLKQNQAVTSKDVILNIIRKIGTSGGSGSVIEYKGNYISSLTMEKRMTICNMSIEAGARAGLVAPDDVTFEYLRGRVYTPKNELFDQQIDDWKNLRSDNGAQYDKTFSIDIDNLAPQVTWGTNPAMTTDVDSAIPSPDEYSKGNDDEKKSAIKALEYMNLKPGLPITDISVDRVFIGSCTNARLEDLIEASNAVKGKKVSSSVKAMVVPGSQQVKIAAEKLGLDKIFINAGFEWREPGCSMCLGMNPDILQAGERCASTSNRNFEGRQGTGGRTHLVSPFMAAAAAIAGKFVDVREWV, encoded by the coding sequence TTGGCACAAACTCTATACGACAAGATTTGGGATAATCACGTAGTATATTCTGATGAAAGTAGTAATCTGTCGCTTTTATACATTGATAGGCATTATGTGCATGAAGTAACTTCGCCTCAAGCTTTTGATGGCCTTAGGATTAACGAGAGAAAAGTTAGAAGACCAGATCTTACTTTTGCTACGGTAGATCATAACGTTCCCACTACTAACAGGTCCTTGCCCATTGTAGATCAAATCTCATCATTACAAATAAAAGCATTGGAAAATAATTGTAAAGAATTTGGAATAAAACTTTTTGATATTCATGATAAGTATCAAGGGATAGTTCACGTAATCGGTCCAGAATTAGGATTGACACTTCCTGGTAGTACGATTGTTTGTGGTGATAGCCATACTTCCACTCACGGGGCATTCGGATCCCTGGCTTTTGGTATAGGTACCAGTGAAGTAGAACATGTATTGGCGACTCAATGTCTGTGGATGAAAAAGTCAAAAAATTTTGAAATAGTTTTGAATGGCGGTTTAAAACAAAACCAGGCTGTAACATCTAAAGATGTTATATTAAACATTATTAGAAAAATAGGTACATCTGGAGGCTCAGGATCAGTGATTGAATATAAGGGAAACTACATTTCATCCCTCACAATGGAAAAACGCATGACTATTTGTAATATGTCTATCGAAGCCGGTGCTCGAGCGGGTCTTGTTGCTCCAGATGATGTTACTTTTGAATATTTAAGGGGAAGAGTCTATACTCCCAAAAATGAATTATTTGATCAACAAATAGACGATTGGAAGAATCTCCGATCTGATAACGGAGCGCAATACGATAAAACCTTCTCTATTGATATCGACAATCTTGCACCTCAAGTTACCTGGGGTACTAATCCAGCTATGACTACCGATGTGGACTCTGCAATTCCTTCTCCTGATGAATATTCTAAGGGAAATGATGATGAAAAAAAATCTGCTATCAAAGCCCTCGAATACATGAATTTAAAACCGGGTTTACCAATTACTGATATTTCAGTGGATCGAGTTTTTATCGGTTCTTGCACAAATGCAAGATTAGAAGATTTAATCGAAGCTTCTAATGCAGTGAAAGGAAAAAAGGTATCTTCTAGTGTTAAAGCAATGGTTGTTCCGGGATCACAACAGGTAAAAATTGCTGCCGAAAAATTGGGATTGGATAAAATTTTTATCAATGCCGGCTTTGAATGGAGAGAGCCTGGCTGCAGTATGTGTTTAGGTATGAATCCTGATATACTCCAAGCCGGTGAAAGATGTGCTAGCACTTCTAATAGAAATTTCGAAGGACGCCAAGGTACAGGGGGACGTACTCACCTTGTTAGTCCTTTTATGGCTGCGGCCGCTGCAATAGCCGGAAAGTTTGTTGATGTGAGAGAATGGGTTTAA
- the tgtA gene encoding tRNA guanosine(15) transglycosylase TgtA: MKCTDLAARIGKLTTPHGSFETPSFIPVIHPVKQQISPSFLKSLGFECIITNAYIALKFYGEKAEKQGIHQIVDFDGPIMTDSGGYQVLEYGKVNVTPSIMAQFELDIGSDIPVPLDKPTGYGLPYNTAKSYVDETTSNIDETIDIIRKNRTDKNDDILSSKGEIWTGTIQGAEHFDLVRYSASLLDKKGFSFFAIGSPVELMEAYEFSTLSRLIEATKLSIPNKPIHLFGAGHPLTIPLAVALGCDTFDSASYILYAKANRYMSSSGTLRLEDLSYLPCCCPVCSDHSVKEFIDEIPQTRIINLAKHNLYVLKQEMSAVKQSIYDGRLWEYVLQKARSHPKLMDAIHTIKNFEYIQQNTPVFKQKAIYLFEPIDQFRPELKNYRNMLINNYKSPNNNILLLYPDQGIRPFYSSSVLRKLSSTFPDASICLYNPFFGLIPVEISDIYPTSHNIFTKHFDEYDPKSYTEFLKLLNSFLKNNTFKSIHIIANRFIKKLLPIIELPKETEVIIEDFIGYKLD, translated from the coding sequence GTGAAATGTACTGATTTAGCTGCTCGGATCGGTAAATTAACCACTCCTCATGGTTCTTTTGAAACTCCATCGTTTATACCCGTAATTCATCCAGTCAAACAACAAATCAGTCCAAGTTTTTTAAAAAGTCTTGGCTTTGAATGTATAATAACAAATGCCTATATCGCTTTGAAATTTTATGGTGAAAAGGCCGAAAAGCAGGGAATTCATCAAATCGTTGATTTTGATGGACCCATCATGACAGATTCAGGAGGTTACCAAGTGTTAGAATATGGTAAAGTCAACGTAACGCCTTCGATAATGGCCCAATTTGAACTTGATATTGGTAGTGATATTCCCGTTCCATTAGATAAACCAACAGGCTATGGTTTGCCTTATAATACGGCAAAGTCCTATGTAGATGAAACTACTTCAAATATAGATGAAACAATCGATATCATAAGAAAAAATCGAACTGATAAGAATGATGATATTTTATCATCAAAGGGTGAAATATGGACTGGAACAATTCAGGGAGCTGAGCATTTTGATCTCGTGCGGTATTCCGCCTCACTCTTAGATAAAAAGGGCTTTTCATTTTTTGCAATTGGTAGCCCGGTTGAACTGATGGAAGCTTATGAGTTTTCTACACTCTCTCGACTTATAGAAGCTACCAAATTATCCATACCAAACAAACCTATCCATTTATTTGGTGCAGGTCATCCATTAACAATACCTCTTGCTGTTGCACTAGGTTGTGACACATTTGATTCTGCATCGTATATTTTGTATGCAAAAGCTAATCGTTACATGAGTTCATCAGGAACACTGAGGTTAGAAGATCTTTCATATTTACCGTGCTGCTGCCCTGTTTGTTCCGATCATTCAGTTAAAGAATTTATTGATGAAATCCCTCAAACCAGGATTATTAATCTCGCTAAACACAATTTGTATGTTCTAAAACAGGAGATGTCTGCAGTAAAACAATCAATTTACGATGGTAGGCTTTGGGAATACGTGCTGCAAAAAGCAAGATCTCATCCCAAATTAATGGATGCAATTCACACAATTAAGAATTTTGAATATATTCAACAAAATACTCCCGTCTTTAAGCAAAAAGCAATCTATTTGTTTGAACCAATAGATCAGTTTAGGCCGGAGCTAAAAAATTATCGCAACATGCTAATTAATAACTACAAATCGCCCAATAATAATATCCTACTATTATATCCAGATCAGGGGATAAGACCATTCTATTCCTCCTCTGTATTGCGAAAACTTTCCAGTACTTTTCCTGACGCTTCAATTTGTCTTTATAATCCTTTTTTTGGCTTGATTCCGGTTGAAATATCGGATATTTATCCAACATCCCATAATATATTTACAAAACATTTTGACGAATATGATCCTAAAAGTTATACTGAATTTCTGAAATTGTTAAACTCCTTCCTAAAAAATAATACTTTTAAATCAATTCATATAATTGCGAATAGGTTCATTAAAAAACTGCTTCCCATCATTGAACTCCCAAAGGAAACAGAAGTAATAATTGAAGATTTTATTGGTTATAAATTAGATTGA
- the leuD gene encoding 3-isopropylmalate dehydratase small subunit, translated as MEPFKNLTSKVVPLDIANIDTDQIIPKQFLKLLGKTGYGEYLFFNWRYDQQGKPLEDFVLNSSLFSGRQILLTRENFGIGSSREHAVWALKDYGFKVILGVSFADIFYNNCSKNGVLVIKMDKNTIEDFFSSKTNENFEIDLIQQQIKINSKVFDFDIDPTLKSYLVNGLDEISKTLELGNHIKKYEDKHKVSVETESMI; from the coding sequence ATGGAACCTTTTAAGAATTTGACAAGTAAGGTAGTTCCGCTTGATATTGCGAATATTGATACAGATCAGATTATTCCAAAACAATTCTTAAAACTTTTGGGCAAAACTGGGTACGGTGAATATTTATTTTTTAATTGGCGTTATGATCAACAAGGTAAACCATTAGAGGATTTTGTGTTAAACTCATCCCTATTTAGTGGAAGACAGATTCTGTTAACGCGTGAAAATTTTGGTATAGGAAGCTCAAGAGAACATGCGGTATGGGCACTTAAGGATTATGGCTTCAAAGTAATCCTTGGGGTATCTTTTGCAGATATTTTTTACAATAATTGTTCTAAAAATGGAGTTTTGGTCATCAAAATGGACAAGAATACAATCGAAGATTTCTTTTCCTCAAAAACAAACGAAAACTTTGAAATAGACTTGATACAACAACAAATTAAGATAAATTCTAAAGTCTTTGATTTTGACATTGATCCTACATTAAAAAGTTATTTGGTAAATGGGTTAGATGAAATTTCCAAAACTCTAGAACTAGGAAATCATATCAAGAAATATGAGGATAAACATAAAGTTTCTGTGGAAACAGAAAGTATGATATAA
- a CDS encoding adenylate kinase family protein, which produces MKIVLSGTPGVGKHTIAIILSSLFDKVPIVDINKIILSENLLISPVSGNHDVDIQKSFDFLSLLLSKQEYQDSIIVGHLAPYVIDPLLVDLAVILRRSPYELKKIYEERSYSQTKISDNMVAEILGIISYDALKNFEFSKLSELEIATSILPSLSAQKIVHMYGDKKQRSFGNIDWLPLIQNDPVMLKFLK; this is translated from the coding sequence TTGAAAATAGTACTTTCTGGAACACCTGGTGTTGGCAAACACACCATCGCTATCATCCTCTCATCTTTGTTTGATAAAGTACCAATTGTTGATATAAATAAGATAATTTTATCTGAAAATCTTTTAATTTCTCCCGTAAGTGGCAATCATGATGTAGATATTCAAAAGTCGTTTGATTTTTTGAGTTTGTTGCTTTCTAAGCAAGAATATCAAGATAGTATAATTGTTGGACATCTTGCTCCTTATGTAATAGATCCACTGTTAGTAGACCTTGCGGTAATATTAAGAAGATCTCCCTACGAACTTAAAAAAATATATGAAGAAAGATCTTATTCACAAACTAAAATTAGCGACAATATGGTCGCTGAGATCTTGGGTATTATATCATATGATGCACTAAAAAACTTTGAATTTTCCAAACTTTCTGAATTAGAGATCGCAACCAGTATTTTACCATCCTTATCGGCTCAAAAGATTGTCCATATGTATGGTGATAAAAAGCAAAGATCTTTTGGAAACATTGATTGGTTGCCACTTATCCAAAATGATCCAGTTATGTTGAAATTTTTGAAATAA